Sequence from the Melanotaenia boesemani isolate fMelBoe1 chromosome 21, fMelBoe1.pri, whole genome shotgun sequence genome:
ACTACATCAAAAACAGTTGCTCCTTGACACGACTTCATCCCTCTCTGTATTACTGTAGTCACATCAAACGTTGTCCATGTGCTCTGCGAGCCTGTCACCTCTCTGCTAACATGCAGTTGCTTTGGGGACATGAAGTTACTGTCAACTTCGTAGATTTTAACTGTGGCTTCGAAACTCTGGGAGGTGACCTTCGACCTGGCATCTGGAAAGAAGAGGAGCTGTAGTTGAGCAGTGATGATCTTTTCATGGCTGGGGACGCTGATGTTGAACTGAAGCCTATACTTTAACTTTGTTCCATTTGTCACAAATGGAGTGACATCTGTTGGAGAAACAAGAAAAGATCTGAttcatttctcatttttaagaGTTTTGAAGGTTGATATGGTGGTAAGCTTTGATAAGTTTAGAAATCTGTATGTTAATGTGGGAAGGCTGTAGCCAAGGAGGTAGACAGGTTGTCTTGTTTGAAACATCACTTGTTCAGTTCAATTGAAAGTAAAGTAATTCACAAACACTCCTATGTATCAGGGCAGCAAATGTGCCAGGAAAACCATCTCATCAGCTACACAGATTATTTCACTACTTCCCTAAATTCTAGCTAAAAACGTTTTCCTGTACCTTGGACGGTGAAGCTTCGTATGACATCAGATTGAGGGACCGCCGACCTATTTGAGGCGTACTTGTTGTACAGCTCCACCATGAACTGAGGCGGCGAGATCTTGGCATGCTCCTGTGGAACATCTGACAGGTTGAGTTGCCTCAGAAAACCCTCCTTCATGGTTCCCAGCAAGTTCTCCATTCTTGACTCTGAGTCTTCTTCCTCCAGAAGATCCTCTGACAGCTGAGAGTATATTTCCTCTAGGTCCTCACTTTGGATGTCATTGTCAAGAGGTTTACAGGTGCAGCCAATGCAAACCACCAAAATCATACAAAACTTGAACAGGAAGGTTTTCCAGTTTCTCATCTTGAAATGAAGTTTGTATACAACAGAGAGGGTTTAAAACAGACTTTGCGGTGGCAAGGTTTGAAAATGGAGATCTCTAGTGCTAGAACCACAGTCCTGATGTCTGCTCCCATGCTCCCAGAGTAAACATGGGGACATGT
This genomic interval carries:
- the gdf2 gene encoding growth/differentiation factor 2; amino-acid sequence: MRNWKTFLFKFCMILVVCIGCTCKPLDNDIQSEDLEEIYSQLSEDLLEEEDSESRMENLLGTMKEGFLRQLNLSDVPQEHAKISPPQFMVELYNKYASNRSAVPQSDVIRSFTVQDVTPFVTNGTKLKYRLQFNISVPSHEKIITAQLQLLFFPDARSKVTSQSFEATVKIYEVDSNFMSPKQLHVSREVTGSQSTWTTFDVTTVIQRGMKSCQGATVFDVVVDRRDCGASDNEEEAASCLNVSMSVGENTSAALIVFSDDFGSRRREAKKELSDMILHEEEILLHSGADWNRGDQLPNEIPNAQHPRRTKRRAEREHCRRTSLKVRFKDIGWDSWIVAPPEYDAFECRGLCYHPLTDESSPSKHALIQTLMNIRDPKKANMACCVPIKLAPITVMYQENGRITIRYLYEEMKVAECGCR